Part of the Limihaloglobus sulfuriphilus genome is shown below.
ATAGTCAGTGCGATAGTGGCACGCGGCGATGCGCCGAAGTTAATCATCGCGGCTAACTCGTCTATACCGTAGGCCTTCGGGTCGCGTGTGGCGAAGACCACATCTACGATATAGTCCTTTATCTTCTCGTCCACGTATATCGAATCGACCACCTCGCGTGCGGCGATGATGTCGTCTGGGCTGATGACCGGATTGACACTGATATCTACGGACGTGGCCGACATGAGATCGAGTATCCTGCGTTCTTCGTCTTTGCTGGGGTATTCGATTTTTATCTTGAGCATAAACCGGTCAAGCTGCGCCTCGGGCAGCGGGTATGTGCCCTCCTGCTCGATAGGGTTCTGTGTGGCGAGCACGAGAAACGGCCGCGGCAGGGGGTAGGTCTGCTCGCCGATAGTAACCTGCTTTTCCTGCATGGCCTCGAGAAGTGCGCTCTGTACCTTGGCCGGTGCGCGGTTGATCTCGTCGGCGAGTATAATATTGGCGAAAATCGGCCCCATGCGGGTTATGAACTCGCCGTCCTGGACACGGTAAATCTGTGTGCCGGTAAGGTCAGCGGGCAAAAGGTCGGGGGTGAACTGAATCCGCTGGAACTTCGAGCTTAGAGCGCCGGCCAGTGCGGTAACCGCGGTGGTTTTTGCCAGCCCGGGCACGCCCTCGAGCAGAATGTGCCCGTTAGAGAGCAGGGCGATCAGCATCCGCTCAAGCATGTACTGCTGGCCGACGATAACCTTGTCAAGCTCGGCCATCAAAATCTTTACAAAACTGCTCTTTTGCTCTACAAGTCTCGTTATCTCGCTTATGTCAAGTGCCATCTGTTGTCTCCAAAAACATTACCATGAAGTTATCCAGAATAATCAAGTCTATATTAGTAAGCAATATTTTTAAATAAGAAAATCCGCAGATTACGCAGATTTTCGCTGATTATTTTTCGCAGGTCGGGCTTCCAGCCCGACACAAATCCAATCCCCCCTTCTTTAGAGGGGTGCCCGAAAGACGGGGTGTTTTGCACGCTGAAGCGTGTACTCTTACTAAGTAGGTCAACCGTCCCCGGTTGACATTGAAACGGCAAGCGGGGACGCTTGCCCTGCTTAGCTTCTAATTATCAGACAGGATTAATTTTTTATTAACCATGAAGCTATTGAAGAAATTGAAGTTTTTATTATATCTTTTCTTCATGTCCTTTATGCTCTTCATGGTAAATTTAAATCATGTAAATCATGTCTAATTTATTTATCTCAAATCTCAAACTGAGCAAATTCGTGAATTTGCTCTACGCTGCGGCATTTGCCTATACTAACCGCTCCATAATTCTTCACTTGTTTAGCAATATTATCAGAATGAGAAACAAGTGAAGAACGGCTCTGACTGCCTTCTGCCTAATGCCTAATGCCTGTCTTTACTTCCTCGTTTTGCGTTCGGCTCTGCGGCGGTCTGTCTCTTTGAGCAGACGTTTTCGCATTCTGATATTGTGCGGCGTAATCTCCACCAGCTCATCGTCCTGGATATATTCGAGTGCCGCCTCGAGGCTCATAATCCGCGGCGGGCGCATCCTTGCGGATTCGTCCTTGCCCGAGGCACGCATATTGGTAAGCTGTTTGGCGCGTGCGGCGTTGACCTCGATATCGTTATCCTTGCAGTGCTCGCCGACAATCTGGCCCTCATAGACCGCGTCGCCGCTTTTGACGAAAAATATGCCGCGGTCAAACAGCGAGTCAAGAGCATATGCCGTCACCTGTCCCTGCTCGAGTGCGACCATAACACCCGCCTGCCGCTGGGGTATGCTGCCTCGCATAGGCTCGTAACGGTCGAAGGTATGGTGCATTATCGCCCTGCCCTGTGTGGCGTTGAGCATACGGGCGTGCAGGCCGAAGAGCCCGCGGGAGGGGATTCGGAACTCCATCCGCACAAAATCGTCCTCGCCGCCCTTTATCTCCATGCTTACCATCTCGCTGCGGCGGTCGCCCAGCAGGCTCATCACAGAATTCTGGCAGTCTGTCGGGCATTCCACCACAAGATTTTCTATCGGCTCCTGTCGTATTCCGTCGATCTTGCGTATAATGACCTCGGGCTTGCCCACGCATACCTCATAGCCCTCGCGTCGCATGTTTTCCAGCAGAATTCCCAGGTGCAGCAGCCCGCGGCCGGAGACCTTGTATTCCTCGCCGGTGTTTCCCGGCTCAACACGCAGGGCGACGTTGGTCACAAGCTCCTTGTCGAGGCGGTCTTTTATATTGCGGCTGGTAACGTATTTGCCTTCTCTGCCGGCAAACGGCCCGTCGTTTACACGGAAGGTCATCGTCATTGTCGGCTCATCGACCGATATCACCGGCAGGGCGCTGGGTTTATCCGGACAGGCGATCGTGTTTCCGATATCCACCGGATCCAGCCCCGCGATCGCGCATATATCGCCGGCCTGTACAATATCAACCTCCGCCTTGCCCAGCCCGCTGAACTGGTAGAGCTTGACCACTTTCTGGAGTGTGTGTTTACCCTCGTTGTCGATGACGGTAACCGCCTGCGCCTCGCCTATCCGGCCGGCAAATACACGGCCGATAGCGATTTTTCCAACGTAATCCGAGTAATCAAGTGTGGTTACAAGCATCTGAAGCGGCTCTTCG
Proteins encoded:
- a CDS encoding AAA family ATPase encodes the protein MALDISEITRLVEQKSSFVKILMAELDKVIVGQQYMLERMLIALLSNGHILLEGVPGLAKTTAVTALAGALSSKFQRIQFTPDLLPADLTGTQIYRVQDGEFITRMGPIFANIILADEINRAPAKVQSALLEAMQEKQVTIGEQTYPLPRPFLVLATQNPIEQEGTYPLPEAQLDRFMLKIKIEYPSKDEERRILDLMSATSVDISVNPVISPDDIIAAREVVDSIYVDEKIKDYIVDVVFATRDPKAYGIDELAAMINFGASPRATIALTIAARAHAFIRGRGYVTPQDIKSIGMDVLRHRVIPSYEAEAQEKTSEDIIQTIFDNVDVP
- the typA gene encoding translational GTPase TypA, producing the protein MNTKYIRNVAIIAHVDHGKTSLLDQLLYQSGMFRDAELDKLAGGQHNLIMDSNPIERERGITILSKNCAIDYTDQDGSEYKINVIDTPGHADFGGEVERVMKMADGVLLVVDAFEGPMPQTRFVLSKALENHLKPVLVVNKADRTDSRPDDVVTEVFDLLVQLDADDDALDFPVVFSSARDGWARRDMNDGNDNMKPVYDAIIHSVPTPKDNPEEPLQMLVTTLDYSDYVGKIAIGRVFAGRIGEAQAVTVIDNEGKHTLQKVVKLYQFSGLGKAEVDIVQAGDICAIAGLDPVDIGNTIACPDKPSALPVISVDEPTMTMTFRVNDGPFAGREGKYVTSRNIKDRLDKELVTNVALRVEPGNTGEEYKVSGRGLLHLGILLENMRREGYEVCVGKPEVIIRKIDGIRQEPIENLVVECPTDCQNSVMSLLGDRRSEMVSMEIKGGEDDFVRMEFRIPSRGLFGLHARMLNATQGRAIMHHTFDRYEPMRGSIPQRQAGVMVALEQGQVTAYALDSLFDRGIFFVKSGDAVYEGQIVGEHCKDNDIEVNAARAKQLTNMRASGKDESARMRPPRIMSLEAALEYIQDDELVEITPHNIRMRKRLLKETDRRRAERKTRK